The genomic stretch GGTTCATTTGGGATGTtgtgacaagaaataaaaattCCTCCATACAGGTAACCTGGCTTTAAAAACCTTCACTACATACATATTCATCTACAGCGGAGGTGCACTTGAGCAAAACACGTAATCCCCAAAACGCTCCCTGGGCgccgaggtggttggcagcccactgttcctgatgtgtgtgtgttcattgtccCTAGTGTGTATGAAGAATTGACCactagtgtttgtttgtgtgttaccGATTAGGGATTAATGAAGGTGACTCTTCTACCACACCCTTCTTCAAGCTTATTTAGTTTCAGCTCCAGTTTTCATTTAGatcaaaaaaaagaaatttgatTTTAATATAACAGGGACACAAAATATACACTTATATACAACATTAttgtttaattaatgtttaatggaGTGTCACACttagtaaataaacagtaattgtgatttaaaaatgtgagaACAACAATCAAAATATTGTTGCAATGTTGTTagatgtagctggttgctgattggatcacaaaacagccacagcaaccttggTGTTGAGGGGTAGGATTCAAACAACAGAAATGTTGTGGCTgtaggtaggaagagagtggggtgggccctatgtgaagctctattggattggcataggatattttacatcttatcttgtgtatgattataattgaACAATTTGGAATATGTTACAAATGTCTGacgatctctctgtctttgtttagTTTGCTGCTGCCCAGTTTTCTAGTAAGGCCCGCACAATCTTCACTTTTAAAGACTACAAGGAGGGCACAGCGAAGGAGAAGAATGATAAAGAGAAGGATATGGGAGAGCTGTCAAACACTTACAATGGTATTGAGCACGTCCTGTGAGTCTTCATTTGCTTCTCCTTATTTTTCTCAACCTAAAAGCAGGTGGGGGTATTAGGGGATTTATGTGCTAATTATCCTGGGGTATTTCATATCACTCAGTTCACTTGGAGGAGCGTGCTGTGTCTTCCCCATGTTTAAAAGTCCAGGCACTAACTTAGGTCATTCTGAAAGGAGCTGTTTATACAGGCGGAGAACACTACTGTGTGGGGTTTTGACAAAACCAGGTCTCAGATAtttctttaaagcaacattaggccgcatttttactttaaaatgacaaCTTCAACTTCATACTGATACTCCACTGTGctgtaatagggaaaatagagcctctgtccttGCTACCCCAGGgtcagtactgcagaaactgcactatgtaacttcttgAGTTGGGTAGGAAACTACcagaaaaaatgtgtttttacagaTTATTTCATAACTCTTACAATCGAAATTTGCAACAAAGTGATGGCAATAAAAAATTTTCAAAGAAAATATTACATCTCACAGATTGCTGATGAATTTTAGTGAAAAGAATTTATACTTAAAGTTCCTATTCACAGTATATGAActttatgtatatgtatttttgtatATGAGTATGATTTTTCAGcatgaaaatattaaacactgaataaaaacacgCTGAAACTAAATGACACAAACTGAACCCCCCACAGTCTACAGAACAACACGAGGGTTCAGGAGTGTTCCTAAGGCTCACTGAGGgagtttgaggctctgcttctgtGTGTTGCTCCTCTCAGTAAAGGGGTTTTTAATCTATGTAACTGctgctgtttagttttgttttgcttgttgTTTCAGCTTATGTGTTACGAAAATCTGCTACAAACAAGATGAGCTGTTCAGTTGCTGTCTTCATGCTCATTTGTTTGGCCTGTAACCATGACAATGGTGCTGTCTAGTCTGTCTAATTTTAACGAATCCTTCAAACACAGAAAATTGAACAGGCTCTAATTCAAAATCTGACACAGCGTTGCAGTTTGTAGTTTCAGatttttgtggggttttttttgtctgtgtgaaAAGGCCTTTAGGTAGATGTTTTCAGATGTGTCTTGTTGTAATTTGGGTTTTACTAATAGGAATGTCTCTTTTCGGGTCTTAATAATGAATAGGCTTTTAATGTTTAGATAATCAACATTTCAAATATTAATAACTTGTGATGTTCCAGAGTGAATCTCTTCAATGACACGAAATCTGGGGCGAGTCCTGCAGCCAAGAAAGTGCTGGTCATCATCACAGATGGACGTCTTACAGATTATGATGCCAAAGACGTGCTAAAACAGTGTGATGAGCAGGGGATCCTCAGAATAGTTATAGGGGTGAGCTCACTCACATTAAATATATCTTCTGAATGCAGATGCTGCAGGTCAACACCAGAAAAGCAccataaaaattacattttaatttgataaaaatgtattaccCACAAAATGAAAGCCCCTGATCTCAGACCAGATGGTCTAGTCTCCAATTCCTCATACATCTATCTGGAGTGTGTCTTCTTTGCTGTGTTAACATTCAATACTTTGCTGACAGAGGTGTGTAAATCTGTCCATTCCTCTGGCCACAGGTTGGAATTATACAGGAAAACATTGGAATATTTGCATCAGAACCAAAAGATGAGAATATGTTCCTCACTAAGAGAATCACTGATATAAGCAGGCTTCCGGATAAACTGCAAACTAAGATCAGCATCGGTACGCATGAACACCATCTTCCACATCTTCACTGAACATCCATATTCATCTGTTACCAGTCACATGACATATGTATGACCTCTTTACATCTGATAACTAATATCAGATCTGAAAACAACAATATGCTTAGGGTCATAGTAAAGTATCACCTCTGATAAATTCCCTTTGTTTCTTCTCCAGGTTTTCCAGGTGTTTGTTAGGCTGAGTTGCCAGACTCAGAACATGGATTTTATATGAGGTTTACAATGTTTTAAAgagtttttgtgtaatgtataactCTAATTTCATTCAAACATTCTCAGCTCCtttgacattttatttgaaCTGTTACTGAGTAATAAACATGACAACTGTCATTGTactcaacaaaaaaataacctaaaaatgcaGTGTTGATGAGCTCTGTTCCGATCTCTAACACTGACTCTATCTGTAAATCGTccaaacccacactcacacgaacttttggacacagtattttttcctttggacacagcagctttttcctgatggagctcagaatgaatgcagcgcccaataaactcttcacttttcacaTGGCTTAATTTTTAAGTTCTTTttagtttaataaaatgaatgtgatttttaatatgACACACTGTACAATGACAAAAGCTCCCAAAAATAttagaattttgaattacaattatacagtATATAACTTAAAAAACTGAAGATTTCTGTTGTGtctttaacaataataataatttataataaaagtTAAGTGACtaagttaatgtgtgtgttcgtgCCTTTCATGGGAAGCTCCAGACCACCATGATCTGAATTCTTAGACCATGTAAAAAAACAACTAGCATTCTTCAGCTAGGATGATGTTTTATTCCAGCAGCGAGGAAAAGCTTCAGCTGTGTTTATTCTGCACTTTTAAACATGGAGGGAcaggaaaaaatattttctggaaAAGAATGTGAACTAAAGCAGTAGTGTTCAAGGCAACAGTCCAGATTTAGGAATAATATGATTAAAActgtaagtcactctggagaagagtgtctgccaaatgtcATTAATTCAAATGGAAGTATAAAAGTCATGGTCAGACCTGGCAGACAGTCCAACTCCCCAGAGGAGTATGATAACGGTGTCCAGAAGTTAAAGCACATTCTGAAATTATTTAGTGAGTGGTTTTCTCCAGTTATTCTTCCTAACATTAAGAAGACTGGCTTCTTAATGAGGACTACTAGTCTGGATATATCAGAGGTGCTGCAGTTAatcctgttttaaacatggctgcctccATGTGTGGGACATGTCAGTACATATGTGGATGTTTTGGATGGAAACccaacttgtgtgtgtgtatgagagagagagagagagagagactgaatgaGTGTGCCCACAGGTATGAATAAGTGAACAGATGAGTGTGCTTCTGCCTTTTGCCCATTGATTCAGGGTAGATTCCAGACTCATTGCAAACCTGAACATGATAAATTGCACCAATATCAAAAAAACAACTCTTgggaaatatttaaatgtatcaaTCTCAATCTTGGTTTGTGAGCTGGGATTGTGTTGAATGCAAtgtatgaatttttttttgttttggtttcagATGTAAAAGAGAGAAGATTACAGAAGTGGGAGAGAATTGATTATGTTTGGCATTACACCTTTAAATGTGCTAAGGGTTTTCCTCACACGTGTGAAACTGTGTAGTTTATTCTCAACAACTTCTCCAACTAACTTGGGAGTCAATAAttggcgagccagccaggagtcttTAGATTGCATTCAGGATTCAACTTTGACAAATGTCAAAGGTGAGGTTTTAGCCAAGACTTGTACTGACTTCAACTCCTACTGTGCTGTTTGAGACAAAGGGCCACAAATCATCCACCTAAACCCAGCAGTGGTGAATTTAATTGTGCTCTCCTCACAGCAAGAAACACGTCAATTTATGGTCAATTATAAATGCTAAATTTATGCTAAATTCACTACATTTTATGTGGTTAATTTGAGCAATAAATGTAGACTTAAGGGTCGATCCTAAATTGTAGTAAAGTATCAACTCTTTGGATGTTTTGAAAATTGCCTGAAAGGTGCATCTCAAAGACTGACTAACAGATTAGAGGTtgaaattacttggaattaaaatAATTCAGTTATGGTGACTGTATAGTGTGAACATGGTATATGTGTTTACCATTGGTCTATGACAAATGAGGCTTATAACACTCTCTATATTCTGTGTATGCTCCCACATCTGTGTTGTCTGGGGGCTCAAAGGTCACATACATAACAGTTTCCTTCCTTGTCCTACATGGAATGAGATTTTTCTGGAGTTTCTGTATCTTTCACAGTGTTATGTATAGTATATgtggaaataaaaacatttttgttttgagaacattgtgctttttttttttaaaagctgtttGACAAGCCTTTTACAATGTTTGGCACAAAGCAGTGAACCAGGATGGGTGTTCCTTTATGTCTTAAGCCTTTATAATACTCTGCTTATAGTGGAATGACTCAAAATGGTGAAATATTCAATAAGCACTTTGTTCTTATTTCACCCTACTTTTTTAGAGCTTGTTGCAGGCACAGATTCtaaatctgtttatatttacaaaatacattcaAATTCTTCAAAGACAACATTGGTAATCTATACTCTGAGCTTTTGTCTGTAATTAGAGACACAGATTTCTGCTGTTACTGTAATATACTGTATGTTAGATCTTTCTGGAAGCTAGATTTGCATATGTTTTAAATGATATGATATtgcatttaatgttttattttttccaatgtgttaaatgcagcaaattGAAATGTAGTATTTAAGTACATGTAACCTATTTAAGTGTTTATATTGAAATAGGCATCCTATTAAATTTCTCTAAAggtttctttacatttttaccccATGTAGCAACAGAACCAGTGAGAATGTACCATTAATGTACCATAGGGTAGATTAAGCATCAAAAATAACAAGTCGTGCTGTCCCTCAAGTTTAAAGTGTTTATGCATATTTGCTTCATCCAACTTCATCTTGAAACTGCTTACAATTCAGAAAACAGTCTgagtaaatatataattactgGAAATATTGATTTGAATGAGAATCGTAAGAGCAAAGACCTGCTTCCAAAGTCTATAGTGTATTTTTATAGTAAACATTGATTAACTGCTGAGAATTATACAGAGATACACCAGGAATCAGTAAGGCCAGTACTCTTTTCTCTAGCGCCACCTAGTGCCGTGATATATTTGTTCCTTGATGCCGGATATATGGTAATGCTTAACCTCACAGAGGGTTTCAGTATGAGATTTGGGCATAAAGCTGAACACTTTAGTCCTAGAGAAAGGCCAGTACAAGTGTAGTAAGTAATTTCTTGCCTTCTTCCTAGTCCTGCCCTTTATCAGGCTGTAGGTGTTTACTTTGTAGCCCTCTTGTTATTGTTCCCAGAGTTTCCAGGTTTCTTAATACAGAATCTTTGCCTTGTTAATTCTCTTTATGATTGTAGTCACCATAGCTAATCATTGTTGtgttttgaattttgaaaattAATGGAGGTTACAAAGACCAGGGCTGCCCAGTCTTGGGGTCTTATTTATAAAACTCTGTGTGGATTCTGAAGTGAATGTGTGCCTGTGCACAAAAAAAAAGCGTGGGCCCAAAAAGAGtcagatttttaaaatgctgaATTCTGTTTTCTCTTCGTAGTTCACAACCTTCTTCAAAATGTGAACCAGTTTCATGTTCTGCCTCTGTAATGCACACAGTTACCTATAAATGATCAATGCAAATAACcttgtgaatatttaaatatgggctTCTTTGTTAATTTTCATGTGAGATAGTGGAGACAATGGAGGACctaaaacaaaaaatagaaaCTTTGTAGACTGTGCAGTACAAGTTATTGTTTTAGAGGTCGAGGCGAGGAAAAATGTGCTGTTTGGGGCTCAGTCGTggcattacacacaaacacaagttagCTGAGTGACAACATGTGGCTGCAGCAGTAAACAGTGTTAATGTAGAATTTAATACAGAAAGCAATGTAACTTTAAAAGTTTTTTATTACTTGacttttttaaagttattttaaacaagTGTTAATCTTCCTGAATTTTCCATTAATCTTTGTGTTTTAATCTGTATGCTTTATAGACAGATATGTGTGAGGATGATTTGTGCATTAACTTGCAATTCTCTATTTTACTACATGATGTCACCCATTTGGGCTCTCTTCACAAAGGTTTATGGATACGCATGTGACAAACCTTTCTTAAATATATGCTCATTTTTTAAGTATTTATAAATCACAGTTTCTTCATGAGATGTTACATACGCACATTTCAGACCCATTTTTGTGACGACATtggcttatatttgctgttacagttacatcacttaaagtggaactaacactaaattcaggagagcggtAACTGCATTAgcaacagtgctacaaaactaaacagctcgagttacgaatgagtttctgtgggaattcaaattgtgaataaacacttacagacaatttacacttcagataccaacaagatacagtcaatattttcccttaaacacgcagttccaccttaaaagacacggAGCTTAGAAATGTgcttccccacaattgtagatgttcctTTCAGGAGAGATTTGAGGGTATCCTTCTCATATCCATAATTCACAGTGCATGTATctaacagcagaaaaaaaaaaaaactaaacctgGTGGCAGACAAATGAGGGCAAGAGTGCAAAGTTTGCTTTTTggtggttatttgtttgtgtgtgtgtgatataaaagtataaaagtcAAGGTGTCAGTGATCCCCACATTTTAGAAGTCCACCACTGCTGCAGCTATGACTTGGACTccactctttctcttcttttctctttatttttccctctctttcgCCCAGAATGGTGAGATTAATGTGCATTTTCCCTACTTCTGTTTCTCCACAGTAGGCCAAAGAGACCAGATTAAAATTATAGTTCTATATACATTTCCATAAGGTaagttttactttaaaatatcaGAACAAAATGTTACTCCAGTCTATAGAGAACGCATCATTCagtattatttacatataaaaatattatccTCAGTTGCACATTCTTTAATTGTTGCTCGTTTGTGTACAGTCTATCTtatgtctattttttttttcctttttaaccAGGAAAGTCAATAATAACATATTC from Hoplias malabaricus isolate fHopMal1 chromosome 2, fHopMal1.hap1, whole genome shotgun sequence encodes the following:
- the LOC136686555 gene encoding integrin alpha-M-like — its product is MRKELRQVTTLWKDTILESTEQIAALQKQLDYLVLKLSKSAQTECEALDMIFLLDGSGSMTDTSTFIQSKGFIWDVVTRNKNSSIQFAAAQFSSKARTIFTFKDYKEGTAKEKNDKEKDMGELSNTYNGIEHVLVNLFNDTKSGASPAAKKVLVIITDGRLTDYDAKDVLKQCDEQGILRIVIGVGIIQENIGIFASEPKDENMFLTKRITDISRLPDKLQTKISIGFPGVC